Proteins found in one Brachypodium distachyon strain Bd21 chromosome 5, Brachypodium_distachyon_v3.0, whole genome shotgun sequence genomic segment:
- the LOC100827543 gene encoding uncharacterized protein LOC100827543, producing the protein MLAPPPQDADLVRLALHALHGVKSSLDEIKELSVLFSLAPADRTSHRVANVWSRSSSTASVAHILNSICSSGLAVYFLCKFVHFYLFQSRETNCGSRERCGLDVCNDKDTDPPPPYSLVNQAFAAAVEKVLEGYFCSLNTLPPSIKLRRSEGQPDRPSIIPDRTSHKSSSEATLLEVYLHTEELRRHIKSLGNICFPKFAGLTLCQEGLTTDANLEFENFPRGTDLLSYLYVRLRDADPVHYALLKYLFTRSCEPYCNFIKLWIYRASVEDPYEEYLITQTENKQIQGCSSGALDDFTVLSFKGMNHVSVPCFLQDICNPLLRTGQQLQVLMKLVKSCNLCTTEGDAQASSKTIHLEEILPWFDTPIDSSVNSFTFSKSRAEAVICQRDAMYKSMVEKLHHFFSNVEIIPFGPASNSLYTSKSPLDRAVSDMELLHIDTHALPTCNMAGDDKENDASSTSQESSDKLDPLESSDCSSSYSSMDEIEVESGIACGNLSSSMLSSYHASTGEANFSSETKYMCSYQSSSFHNDRNTSSPNNDYHRNGDLSCNNVPMISQNMEHNVMPDTLELDYQYSKFWPFGKLPKNTFKSCPGKMCLVDEFLYTDNESAVEQVSHDVVYPSHNENSWKINRSWNTSVPYNLSTNPILKNAASHQMESDLQGKRKNRALTSFVFESVTNPCEVYCGRSTSCLVECEDGATKGVQTAAQFYEETDCSSKLLEAKTGSQGYLALTGEMAARDNIQENVCGGALWEKLLEYTAKTTEKIVRDSNAASDMPLDIAIDKCIIQEVLLQYEYVSSLTMKLLEEGFDLCGHLLALRRYHFMEQADWADSFIVSIYHKKWFFVKSEQRRAEIKRLLDLALQRSSCDTDPYKERLFIYMKEQAGISFAGSECGLDMLDDILLGYRVDWPVNIVITEEVLGKYAEIFCYLVQVRFAVFSLTEVWRFLKELTQLISRSRHSRPDILKELNSVMKVRHQVYHFLSTLQQYHHCNLSDISWRRFQHSLKHQVKDMLDVEYVHMCYVTDALHICFLSSETKPVATIIRSILQQALEFRSCFKSLDDLSESTVNQLNLHSLINFSQVEVIRMKFESNIKDLYILHSKSSKYEELGLSRFWGYLNYNEYHSLKISKDVGCFYFL; encoded by the exons atgctagcgcctccaccgcag GATGCTGATTTGGTTCGTCTGGCTCTGCATGCACTGCATGGTGTCAAATCATCGTTAGATGAGATCAAGGAGCTTTCCGTGCTGTTCTCCTTAGCTCCGGCAGACAGGACTTCTCATCGTGTTGCAAATGTGTGGTCACGTTCATCCAGCACTGCTTCTGTAGCGCATATTCTCAATTCTATATGTTCTTCAGGTCTTGCGGTTTACTTCCTGTGCAAGTTTGTGCACTTTTATCTTTTCCAAAGTCGAGAAACAAATTGCGGAAGTAGAGAAAGGTGTGGACTTGATGTTTGTAATGACAAAGACAccgatcctcctcctccttatAGTCTAGTGAACCAAGCATTTGCTGCAGCAGTTGAAAAAGTTCTAGAAGGCTATTTCTGTTCCTTGAATACTTTACCACCTTCAATTAAGCTGAGGCGTTCAGAGGGACAACCTGATAGACCTTCCATCATCCCAGACAGAACTAGTCATAAATCTAGTTCTGAAGCCACTCTTCTGGAAGTTTATCTCCACACCGAGGAGTTAAGAAGGCATATTAAGTCCCTCGGAAATATTTGTTTTCCTAAGTTTGCAGGTCTTACATTATGCCAGGAGGGTTTGACTACTGATGCTAACTTGGAGTTTGAGAACTTCCCAAGGGGCACTGATTTGCTTTCTTATTTGTATGTCCGCCTCCGT GATGCTGATCCAGTTCACTATGCTCTTTTGAAATATCTTTTCACTCGTTCCTGTGAACCATACTGTAATTTCATTAAGTTATGGATTTACCGAGCTAGTGTTGAGGACCCTTATGAGGAATATCTCATAACACAAACTGAGAATAAGCAAATTCAAGGATGTTCTTCTGGCGCACTAGATGATTTCACTGTATTGTCCTTCAAG GGAATGAATCATGTATCTGTTCCATGTTTTCTGCAAGATATATGCAATCCTCTTTTGCGCACTGGGCAGCAGCTTCAAGTGCTCATGAAGCTCGTAAAATCATGCAATCTTTGTACTACTGAAGGAGATGCTCAGGCCTCTAGTAAAACCATTCATCTAGAAGAAATTCTCCCTTGGTTCGATACGCCCATTGACTCCTCAGTGAATTCATTTACTTTCTCAAAAAGCAGGGCAGAAGCAGTAATATGTCAAAGAGATGCCATGTACAAGTCAATGGTAGAGAAGCTCCATCATTTTTTCTCAAATGTTGAG ATAATTCCTTTTGGTCCTGCGTCAAACTCCCTATATACAAGCAAAAGCCCTCTCGATAGAGCAGTTTCAGATATGGAGCTATTACACATCGACACCCATGCTCTGCCAACTTGCAATAT GGCTGGAGATGACAAAGAGAATGATGCTTCTTCAACATCACAAGAATCTTCAGATAAACTGGATCCACTGGAATCTTCAGATTGCTCTTCTTCTTATAGTTCTATGGACGAAATTGAAGTTGAGAGTGGCATCGCTTGTGGTAATTTGTCTAGTTCCATGCTCTCATCATACCATGCGAGTACAGGCGAAGCAAATTTCTCCtcagaaacaaaatatatgtGTTCATATCAAAGTAGCTCTTTTCACAATGACAGAAATACTTCAAGCCCTAACAATGATTACCACAGAAATGGCGATTTGAGTTGCAACAATGTCCCCATGATCTCACAGAATATGGAACATAATGTGATGCCTGATACTCTGGAACTAGATTACCAGTATAGTAAATTTTGGCCATTTGGCAAACTTCCGAAGAACACATTTAAAAGTTGCCCTGGAAAAATGTGTTTGGTTGACGAGTTCCTATATACTGACAATGAAAGTGCAGTAGAGCAAGTATCACATGATGTAGTTTATCCATCACACAACGAGAACTCCTGGAAGATAAATCGGTCATGGAATACTAGTGTTCCTTACAATCTCAGCACCAACCCCATACTGAAGAATGCAGCTAGTCATCAGATGGAGAGTGACTTGCaagggaaaaggaagaacCGAGCACTTACCAGCTTTGTTTTTGAATCAGTCACAAATCCATGTGAAGTATACTGTGGAAGGAGCACATCCTGCCTAGTTGAGTGTGAAGACGGAGCTACAAAAGGTGTGCAGACCGCTGCTCAGTTTTATGAAGAGACAGATTGTTCTAGCAAGCTTCTTGAAGCTAAAACAGGAAGTCAGGGATACCTTGCTTTGACAGGAGAAATGGCAGCAAGAGATAATATTCAGGAAAATGTTTGCGGTGGAGCATTATGGGAGAAATTGTTAGAATATACTGCtaaaacaacagaaaaaattGTTAGAGATAGCAATGCAGCATCTGATATGCCACTTGACATAGCTATTGACAAGTGCATTATACAAGAAGTTCTGCTTCA ATATGAATATGTCAGCAGCCTCACAATGAAGTTGCTTGAGGAGGGTTTTGATCTTTGTGGACATCTATTAGCACTGCGACGATACCATTTTATGGAACAAGCCGACTGGGCAGATTCTTTTATTGTTTCCATTTATCATAAG AAATGGTTCTTTGTTAAGTCTGAGCAGAGAAGAGCAGAGATCAAAAGGCTTCTTGACTTGGCCTTGCAGAGGTCTTCATGTGATACTGACCCTTATAAGGAAAGACTGTTCATATACATGAAAGAACAAGCAGGCATTTCTTTTGCTGGCTCTGAATGTG GTCTTGATATGCTGGATGACATCTTGTTGGGTTATAGAGTCGATTGGCCAGTGAATATTGTCATTACAGAGGAAGTACTTGGAAAATATGCTGAAATATTCTGTTATCTTGTTCAAGTCAGGTTTGCGGTCTTCTCACTAACTGAAGTATGGCGGTTTCTAAAG GAGTTAACACAGTTAATCAGTCGCTCGAGACACAGTAGACCAGATATATTGAAGGAACTAAACTCTGTAATGAAAGTTAG aCATCAAGTTTATCATTTTCTATCGACGCTACAGCAGTACCACCATTGCAATTTGTCTGATATATCATGGCGTCGTTTTCAACATTCCCTTAAACATCAG GTGAAAGATATGCTGGATGTCGAGTATGTGCATATGTGTTATGTTACGGATGCACTTCACAT ATGTTTCTTATCCAGTGAGACAAAACCGGTTGCTACCATAATCAGAAGCATCCTCCAACAAGCTTTGGAGTTTCGATCATGTTTTAAGAGTCTCGACGACCTTTCGGAATCAACAGTGAATCAACTTAATCTGCATTCTCTTATAAACTTCTCTCAG GTGGAGGTTATCCGAATGAAGTTTGAGAGTAACATCaaagatttatatattttgcatTCAAAGTCATCAAAGTATGAAGAGCTTGGTCTTTCCCGTTTCTGGGGGTATCTGAACTACAATGAGTATCATTCCTTAAAAATTAGCAAAGATGTGGGCTGCTTCTACTTTTTATAG